A single window of Polaribacter sp. SA4-10 DNA harbors:
- a CDS encoding SDR family oxidoreductase — protein MIKVVITGSNGLLGQSLLSLLLSEKDKYEVIGFSKGENRSGRNDFLYISIDITDETLLKEKLVEIQPNFIINTAAMTNVDACENNKIACNTLNVDVVKWLAEVSDRINAHLIHLSTDFIFDGKKGYYKETDQANPLSYYGLSKLKSEEIILKSNIKYTILRTILVYGKVFDMSRSNIVLWVKEMLESKKEITIVDDQYRMPTYVEDLALACKISMDKKAIGIYNISSSQLLSVYEIAQQIADVFHLDKSLIKSIATSTLNQTAPRPPKTGFDLTKTNKELEFYPKSFKEDLLKFKENLA, from the coding sequence ATGATAAAAGTAGTTATTACAGGTAGTAATGGTTTATTAGGGCAATCTCTATTAAGTTTATTGCTGTCAGAAAAAGATAAATACGAAGTAATAGGTTTTTCAAAAGGAGAAAATAGGAGTGGTAGAAATGATTTTTTATATATTTCTATTGATATTACTGATGAAACTCTTTTAAAAGAAAAATTAGTAGAAATTCAACCAAATTTTATAATAAATACAGCAGCAATGACAAATGTTGATGCTTGTGAAAATAATAAAATAGCATGTAACACTTTAAATGTTGATGTTGTAAAATGGTTGGCAGAAGTTTCTGATAGAATAAATGCTCATTTAATTCACCTTTCTACAGATTTTATTTTCGATGGAAAAAAAGGGTATTATAAAGAAACTGATCAAGCAAACCCATTAAGTTATTATGGACTGTCTAAGTTGAAGTCAGAAGAAATTATTTTAAAGTCAAATATCAAATACACAATTCTAAGAACAATTTTAGTGTATGGAAAAGTATTTGACATGAGTAGAAGTAATATTGTGCTTTGGGTAAAAGAAATGTTAGAAAGCAAAAAAGAAATTACAATTGTAGATGATCAATATAGAATGCCAACTTATGTAGAAGATTTAGCGTTGGCTTGTAAAATATCTATGGATAAAAAAGCAATAGGAATTTACAATATTTCATCAAGTCAATTATTAAGTGTTTACGAAATTGCACAACAAATTGCAGATGTATTTCACTTAGATAAAAGTTTAATAAAATCAATAGCTACATCAACCTTAAATCAAACTGCTCCAAGGCCTCCAAAAACAGGTTTCGATTTAACAAAAACAAATAAAGAACTTGAATTTTATCCAAAATCATTCAAAGAAGATTTATTGAAATTTAAAGAAAATCTGGCATAA
- a CDS encoding TIGR00730 family Rossman fold protein: MTNDDRKIKDKLQPKTWNEIKTKDAWGIFKVMAEFVDGYEKLSKIGPCVSIFGSARTKEDHEDYILAEEIAFQLTQNGYGVITGGGPGIMEAGNKGANRGKGISVGLNIELPFEQHDNPWVDRDKNLEFDYFFVRKVMFVKYSQGFIVMPGGFGTMDELFEAITLIQTKKIGRFPIVLVGTEFWSGLLDWIKKTLIAQGNISEEDLNLFRIVDTAEEAVAHLNKFYAKYQLKPNF, from the coding sequence ATGACGAATGATGACAGAAAAATAAAAGACAAATTACAACCAAAAACGTGGAATGAAATAAAAACAAAAGACGCTTGGGGAATTTTTAAGGTGATGGCAGAATTTGTAGATGGATATGAAAAGCTAAGTAAAATTGGCCCTTGTGTTTCAATTTTTGGTTCTGCAAGAACTAAAGAAGATCATGAGGATTATATATTAGCAGAAGAAATTGCTTTTCAACTTACACAAAATGGATACGGCGTAATAACTGGTGGAGGACCTGGGATTATGGAAGCTGGAAACAAAGGTGCAAACAGAGGAAAAGGTATTTCTGTAGGTTTAAATATTGAATTACCCTTTGAGCAACATGACAACCCCTGGGTTGACCGTGACAAAAATTTAGAATTTGATTATTTCTTTGTAAGAAAAGTTATGTTTGTAAAATACTCTCAAGGCTTTATTGTAATGCCTGGTGGTTTCGGAACAATGGATGAACTTTTTGAAGCAATCACCTTAATTCAAACTAAAAAAATTGGTCGTTTTCCAATAGTTTTGGTGGGCACAGAATTTTGGAGTGGGTTACTAGATTGGATTAAAAAAACACTTATTGCTCAAGGAAATATTAGTGAAGAAGATTTAAACTTATTTAGAATTGTGGACACTGCTGAAGAAGCTGTAGCGCATTTAAATAAATTCTATGCTAAATATCAATTAAAACCTAATTTCTAA
- a CDS encoding TrkA family potassium uptake protein has product MNILDSKINKILLLVVSILAIGTAGYMLLSHYSFVDALYMTVITVTTVGFGELRPFSSEEKIFTIFLILTSITIFGYAVSSFSEYLVSGRLFEHFKHKKVEKQIQQLIGHTIVCGYGRNGKQAILKLKNYNQKFVVVEKDKEKIDELDALGVLNIQGDATLDETLIRAGIEKASNLITALPSDANNLFVVLTVSQLNKSCKVISRASNESSYSKLKIAGADNVIMPDKLGGDHMASLVVTPDVIEFVDRLTIEGETTANLEEVAVDDLPEKYLNKTILDLDLRRQTGCTVIGFIDPNKEYIINPESDCKLIQGSHLIVLGRPKQIIKLRELF; this is encoded by the coding sequence ATGAATATTTTAGATTCTAAAATTAATAAAATATTATTATTAGTTGTTTCCATTTTAGCTATAGGAACAGCAGGTTATATGTTATTGTCTCATTATTCTTTTGTAGATGCTTTATATATGACTGTTATTACTGTAACTACAGTTGGCTTTGGTGAGTTAAGACCCTTTTCTTCCGAAGAAAAAATTTTTACAATATTTCTTATTTTAACAAGTATAACTATTTTTGGTTATGCAGTTTCTTCCTTTTCAGAATATTTAGTTAGCGGAAGATTATTTGAACATTTTAAACATAAAAAAGTGGAAAAACAAATTCAGCAGTTAATAGGACACACAATTGTTTGTGGTTATGGTAGAAATGGGAAACAAGCAATTTTGAAGCTAAAAAATTATAACCAAAAATTTGTTGTAGTAGAAAAAGATAAAGAAAAGATTGATGAGCTAGATGCTCTTGGGGTATTAAATATTCAAGGCGATGCAACTTTAGATGAAACATTAATTAGAGCAGGTATAGAAAAAGCGTCTAATTTAATTACGGCGTTGCCTTCAGATGCAAATAATTTATTTGTAGTTTTAACAGTAAGTCAGTTAAATAAAAGTTGCAAAGTAATTAGCAGGGCGTCTAATGAAAGTTCTTATAGTAAATTAAAAATTGCAGGAGCAGATAATGTAATAATGCCAGATAAATTGGGTGGCGATCATATGGCGTCTTTGGTGGTTACACCAGATGTAATAGAGTTTGTAGATAGGTTAACAATCGAAGGAGAAACAACTGCTAATTTAGAAGAGGTAGCAGTAGATGATTTGCCTGAAAAATACCTGAATAAAACAATTTTAGATTTAGATTTAAGAAGACAAACAGGTTGTACTGTTATTGGGTTTATAGATCCAAATAAAGAATATATTATCAATCCAGAATCTGATTGTAAACTAATACAAGGTTCTCATTTAATCGTTTTAGGAAGACCAAAACAAATAATTAAATTAAGAGAATTGTTTTAG
- a CDS encoding PspC family transcriptional regulator: MINNIRHFFERNGFHVSSRFADRLGIRATNVRLFFIYISFVTVGLSFGFYLTLAFLLKLKDMVYTKRSSVFDL; the protein is encoded by the coding sequence GTGATTAACAATATTAGACATTTTTTTGAAAGAAACGGATTTCATGTTTCTTCGAGATTTGCAGATAGACTGGGTATTAGGGCTACAAATGTGCGCTTATTTTTTATTTATATATCATTTGTAACAGTCGGTTTGTCATTTGGGTTTTATTTAACGTTAGCGTTTTTGTTAAAGCTAAAAGACATGGTTTATACTAAAAGAAGTTCGGTTTTTGATTTGTAG
- the uvrA gene encoding excinuclease ABC subunit UvrA, giving the protein MKDQEYIEVYGARVHNLKNIDVKIPREKLVVITGLSGSGKSSLAFDTIYAEGQRRYIETFSAYARQFLGGLERPDVDKIDGLSPVISIEQKTTNKSPRSTVGTITEIYDFLRLLFARAADAYSFNTNEKMVSYSDEQIKKLILTDFTDKKIAVLAPLIKSRKGHYRELFEQISKQGFLRVRVDGEIKEIEKGMKLDRYKTHDIEVVIDRLLVNDSAEKRLEETIKTALYSGDNIMMVIDVDANNPRYFSRELMCPTTGIAYPNPEPNTFSFNSPKGACSKCNGLGITNEINLKKVIPDNSISIKNGGIIPLGEEKNSWIFKQLQNIAERYKFKLTDPISKIPKEALEIILNGGNETFEIESKTVGVTRNYKIDFEGIVAFIENQYTNAESTTIKRWAKAFMDEVSCSSCNGKRLKKEALHFKITDKNISDLAQMDVTELAKWFKNIEKKLSEKQQIIASEILKEIRTRIQFLLDVGLDYLTLDRTSKSLSGGEAQRIRLATQIGSQLVGVLYILDEPSIGLHQRDNQKLIDSLVKLRDIGNSVIVVEHDKDMIEHADFVFDIGPGAGRHGGEIVSEGTFEDLKKHHTLTADYLTGRKEIAVPKTRREGNGKTIKLSGASGNNLKNVTIEFPLGKMICVTGVSGSGKSTLINETLYPILNAHIYRGVKKPMPYKKIEGLEHVDKVIDIDQSPIGRTPRSNPATYTGTFGEIRSLYAKTPEAAIRGYKPGRFSFNVKGGRCETCQGGGVRVIEMNFLPDVQVECETCQGKRFNRETLEIRYKGKSISDVLNMTIEDATNFFENIPKIHRKLKTIEDVGLGYITLGQQSTTLSGGEAQRIKLASELSKRDTGNTFYILDEPTTGLHFEDIRVLMGVLNKLADKGNTVLIIEHNLDVVKLADYVIDVGMEGGKKGGKILCYGTPEEVAKHKTSYTAKFLKKELL; this is encoded by the coding sequence TTGAAAGACCAAGAATACATAGAAGTTTATGGAGCAAGAGTTCATAATCTAAAGAATATTGATGTTAAAATTCCTCGCGAAAAACTAGTTGTAATTACTGGTTTAAGCGGAAGTGGAAAATCTTCTTTGGCTTTTGATACAATTTATGCTGAAGGTCAAAGACGTTATATAGAAACTTTTTCTGCCTATGCAAGACAGTTTTTAGGCGGATTAGAAAGACCAGACGTTGATAAAATTGATGGCCTTTCGCCAGTTATTTCAATAGAACAAAAAACAACCAATAAAAGTCCGCGTTCTACAGTTGGTACAATTACAGAAATTTACGATTTTTTACGTCTTTTATTTGCACGTGCTGCAGATGCTTACTCATTTAATACAAATGAAAAAATGGTAAGTTATTCTGATGAACAAATAAAAAAATTAATTCTTACCGATTTTACTGATAAAAAAATAGCAGTTTTAGCGCCTTTAATTAAATCTAGAAAAGGACATTATCGTGAGCTTTTTGAACAAATATCTAAACAAGGTTTTTTACGAGTTCGAGTTGATGGGGAAATAAAAGAGATTGAAAAAGGAATGAAATTAGACCGCTATAAAACACATGATATTGAGGTGGTTATAGATAGATTATTGGTTAATGATTCTGCAGAAAAAAGACTAGAAGAAACCATAAAAACGGCTTTATATTCTGGTGATAATATAATGATGGTGATCGATGTAGATGCTAATAATCCTCGTTATTTTAGTAGAGAATTAATGTGTCCAACAACCGGAATTGCATATCCAAACCCAGAACCAAATACGTTTTCATTTAACTCTCCAAAAGGCGCATGTAGTAAATGTAACGGATTAGGAATTACAAATGAAATTAATTTAAAAAAGGTAATTCCGGATAATTCAATTTCAATAAAAAACGGAGGGATTATTCCTTTAGGTGAAGAAAAAAATAGTTGGATTTTTAAACAACTTCAAAATATTGCAGAACGTTACAAATTTAAATTAACAGACCCAATAAGTAAAATTCCTAAGGAAGCATTAGAAATTATTTTAAACGGTGGAAATGAAACCTTTGAAATTGAATCTAAAACTGTTGGTGTAACTAGAAATTACAAAATTGACTTTGAAGGAATTGTTGCTTTTATAGAAAATCAATATACAAACGCAGAAAGCACAACTATAAAACGTTGGGCAAAAGCTTTTATGGATGAAGTTTCTTGTTCAAGCTGTAACGGAAAACGATTAAAAAAAGAAGCGCTTCATTTTAAAATTACGGATAAAAATATCAGTGATTTAGCACAAATGGACGTAACGGAATTAGCGAAATGGTTTAAAAATATAGAGAAAAAATTATCAGAAAAACAGCAAATAATTGCATCAGAAATTCTAAAAGAAATTAGAACTAGAATTCAGTTTTTATTAGATGTAGGTTTAGATTATTTAACGTTAGATAGAACCTCAAAATCACTTTCTGGAGGAGAAGCTCAAAGAATTCGTTTAGCTACTCAAATTGGTTCGCAGTTAGTTGGAGTTCTTTATATTCTAGATGAACCTAGTATTGGTTTACACCAACGTGATAATCAAAAACTAATAGATTCTCTTGTGAAATTAAGAGATATTGGAAACTCGGTTATTGTTGTAGAACATGACAAAGACATGATTGAACACGCAGATTTTGTGTTTGATATTGGGCCCGGAGCAGGAAGACATGGAGGTGAAATTGTTAGCGAAGGAACTTTTGAAGATTTAAAAAAACACCACACATTAACTGCAGATTATTTAACTGGAAGAAAAGAAATTGCGGTTCCTAAAACACGAAGAGAAGGAAATGGAAAAACCATAAAACTTTCTGGGGCAAGTGGTAATAATTTAAAGAATGTTACCATAGAATTTCCTTTAGGAAAAATGATTTGTGTTACTGGTGTTTCTGGAAGTGGAAAATCAACCTTAATAAATGAGACTTTATACCCTATTTTAAACGCTCATATATATAGAGGTGTAAAAAAACCAATGCCTTATAAAAAAATTGAAGGCTTAGAACATGTAGATAAAGTAATTGACATAGATCAATCTCCAATTGGTAGAACTCCACGTTCAAATCCTGCAACTTATACAGGAACTTTTGGTGAAATTAGAAGTTTATATGCAAAGACACCTGAAGCTGCAATTCGTGGTTATAAACCGGGTCGTTTTTCTTTTAACGTAAAAGGTGGCCGTTGTGAAACCTGCCAAGGTGGAGGAGTTAGAGTCATTGAAATGAACTTTTTACCAGATGTACAAGTAGAATGTGAAACCTGCCAAGGAAAACGCTTTAACAGAGAAACTTTAGAGATTAGATACAAAGGAAAATCTATTTCTGATGTATTAAATATGACCATTGAAGATGCTACAAATTTCTTTGAAAACATTCCTAAAATCCACAGAAAATTAAAAACAATTGAAGATGTTGGTTTAGGATACATTACACTTGGCCAACAATCTACAACTCTTTCTGGTGGAGAAGCACAACGTATTAAATTAGCCTCAGAATTATCTAAAAGAGATACTGGAAATACTTTTTACATTTTAGATGAACCAACAACTGGTCTTCACTTTGAAGACATTAGAGTTCTTATGGGTGTCTTAAATAAATTAGCTGATAAAGGAAATACTGTTTTAATTATTGAACATAATTTAGATGTAGTAAAACTAGCAGATTATGTTATTGATGTTGGTATGGAAGGTGGCAAAAAAGGTGGTAAAATTTTGTGCTATGGAACTCCTGAGGAAGTCGCTAAACATAAAACTAGTTATACTGCAAAGTTTTTGAAAAAAGAGCTACTTTAG